The Candidatus Eremiobacterota bacterium genome has a window encoding:
- a CDS encoding serine/threonine-protein kinase has product MHKEGDILQERYRITALHAEGGMSYLYRVRDERLKKCWALKELKCQGAISHESPEFRQFQAEAVMLAEFSHGAFPAVIDFFIDGGKAYLVEEWIEGETLEALGSREGGIQEETAAKYVVQLLDALEYLHGHGIIYRDLKPQNIIVTRDGSLKLVDFGIARFYKAGQKKDTVYAGTPGYAPPEQYGKGQTDARTDLYALGACLYFMLTGIHPPEDRFNLELPPGTRHSPFVASLVKRAMRQDPAERFQSIQEFRQALEARHRKSSAPALAGLPLMLAAVVLFAVCTAELRVSAFYTVLICLLAYGFVWAVRELRRRKTEK; this is encoded by the coding sequence ATGCACAAAGAGGGAGATATTCTCCAGGAGCGCTACCGTATCACCGCCCTCCACGCCGAGGGCGGGATGAGCTACCTTTACAGGGTGCGCGACGAGCGCCTCAAGAAGTGCTGGGCCCTCAAGGAGCTCAAGTGCCAGGGCGCCATTTCCCATGAGAGCCCTGAGTTCCGCCAGTTTCAGGCCGAGGCCGTCATGCTCGCCGAGTTCTCACACGGCGCTTTTCCTGCCGTGATAGACTTTTTCATTGACGGCGGGAAAGCTTACCTTGTCGAGGAATGGATAGAGGGCGAGACCCTTGAGGCCCTGGGGAGCCGGGAAGGCGGCATACAGGAAGAGACGGCAGCAAAGTACGTGGTGCAGCTTCTTGATGCGCTTGAGTATCTCCACGGCCATGGCATCATATACCGCGATTTGAAGCCCCAGAATATCATCGTCACCCGCGACGGCTCCCTGAAACTCGTTGATTTCGGCATCGCGAGGTTTTATAAGGCGGGGCAGAAGAAGGACACCGTCTATGCAGGGACTCCCGGCTATGCCCCTCCCGAGCAGTACGGAAAGGGCCAGACCGACGCCAGGACAGATCTTTACGCCCTGGGAGCCTGCCTCTATTTCATGCTCACCGGTATTCACCCTCCCGAGGACAGATTCAACCTGGAGCTTCCCCCGGGGACAAGGCATTCCCCTTTCGTGGCGAGCCTGGTGAAAAGGGCGATGAGGCAGGACCCCGCCGAGCGGTTCCAGTCAATCCAGGAGTTCAGGCAGGCCCTGGAAGCCCGCCACAGAAAGTCTTCAGCTCCTGCCCTGGCGGGGCTTCCCCTGATGCTTGCCGCAGTGGTGCTTTTTGCAGTCTGCACCGCCGAGCTGAGGGTATCGGCCTTTTATACCGTCCTCATATGCCTCCTGGCATATGGGTTCGTATGGGCTGTGAGGGAGCTCAGGAGGAGAAAGACTGAAAAGTGA
- the hflK gene encoding FtsH protease activity modulator HflK, with protein MTKQHDHDENHEQKHVAPKKARTALQQLAPHAVLLVVMFISLLLVMTCFYTVQPEEVGVVKRFGRYIATTGPGFHFKLPFNIDTLTKVKIQRIYKEEFGFRTRRSGIRSEFEPGVVMEEALMLTGDLNSAIVEWIVQYKIKDPVQYLFNIRNPKKTIRDLSESMMREVVGDRSVDEVFTVGRMEIENDVQVKLQEIFNHYQMGVEIITVKLQDVTPPEPVKPSFNDVNEAKQDKERLINEAWKDYNTVIPKCEGEKKKTIQEAEGFATERINRAKGDAARFIKLYNEYRKAPQVTRKRLYLEEMEKILKNAGKVYIIDKEARSVIPLFPAEPYQKEVK; from the coding sequence ATGACAAAACAGCACGATCACGATGAAAACCATGAACAGAAGCATGTGGCGCCGAAGAAGGCACGCACGGCCCTCCAGCAGCTTGCACCCCATGCCGTTCTTCTGGTGGTGATGTTTATCTCGTTACTGCTTGTCATGACATGCTTTTATACCGTGCAGCCCGAAGAGGTGGGCGTCGTGAAAAGGTTCGGGAGGTATATCGCCACGACGGGTCCGGGCTTTCATTTCAAGCTTCCTTTCAACATCGACACCCTCACCAAGGTGAAGATCCAGAGGATCTACAAGGAGGAGTTCGGCTTCAGGACCCGCAGGTCAGGAATACGCTCTGAGTTTGAGCCCGGCGTGGTCATGGAAGAGGCCCTCATGCTCACGGGAGATCTCAATTCCGCCATAGTGGAATGGATTGTGCAGTACAAGATCAAGGACCCTGTCCAATATCTTTTCAACATCAGGAATCCTAAAAAGACCATAAGGGACCTCTCGGAATCCATGATGCGCGAGGTCGTTGGCGACCGCTCCGTTGACGAGGTGTTCACCGTGGGCAGGATGGAGATAGAGAACGACGTGCAGGTGAAGCTCCAGGAGATATTCAACCATTATCAGATGGGCGTCGAGATCATCACCGTGAAGCTCCAGGACGTGACGCCACCTGAGCCGGTGAAGCCCTCCTTCAACGACGTGAACGAGGCGAAGCAGGATAAGGAGAGGCTTATCAACGAAGCCTGGAAGGATTACAACACGGTGATCCCCAAGTGCGAGGGCGAGAAGAAGAAAACCATCCAGGAGGCCGAGGGCTTCGCCACCGAGAGGATCAACAGGGCGAAGGGCGATGCCGCAAGGTTTATCAAGCTCTATAACGAGTATAGAAAAGCTCCGCAGGTCACCAGGAAGCGCCTCTATCTCGAGGAGATGGAAAAGATCCTCAAGAACGCCGGGAAAGTCTATATAATCGACAAGGAGGCCCGGTCAGTCATCCCCCTCTTTCCTGCTGAGCCTTATCAGAAGGAGGTGAAGTAG
- the hflC gene encoding protease modulator HflC: MKASSALFLIVAGLAILCMMACFFVVDQTQDAVRTQFGQPVGGTIMKPGLYFKVPLIQEIHYFDKRIMEWDGNPNEIPTRDKKFIWVDTTARWRIKDPLKFLQTVKDENGAHSRLDDVIDAASRDHITKNSLIDVVRNTNRKLQFSEGMEDLNRENEEDFQKSDIGRSQITASILETARKLTPEYGIELIDVKITRINYVESVQKKVYMRMISERNRIAEKYRSEGEGEKARILGQLEREKKRIDSEAYRKSQEIMGGAEAESTKIYASAYNADPEFYAFLKTMETYEKTISSGTTLFLSSEGELLQLLDSSRITR, translated from the coding sequence ATGAAGGCTTCATCGGCTCTCTTTCTCATAGTGGCGGGCCTTGCAATCCTTTGCATGATGGCCTGCTTCTTCGTGGTGGACCAGACCCAGGATGCCGTGAGGACCCAGTTCGGCCAGCCCGTCGGCGGCACCATCATGAAGCCGGGCCTTTACTTCAAGGTGCCTCTTATCCAGGAGATTCACTATTTTGACAAGCGGATCATGGAATGGGACGGGAATCCCAACGAAATACCCACCAGGGACAAGAAGTTCATCTGGGTTGACACGACGGCCCGCTGGAGAATCAAGGATCCCCTCAAGTTCCTGCAGACCGTGAAGGATGAGAACGGCGCCCATTCAAGGCTTGACGACGTGATAGACGCCGCATCGCGCGATCATATCACCAAGAACAGCCTCATTGACGTGGTGAGGAACACCAACAGGAAGCTCCAGTTCAGCGAGGGCATGGAGGACCTCAACAGGGAAAATGAGGAGGACTTTCAGAAGTCCGACATCGGGCGGAGCCAGATCACCGCCTCCATCCTGGAGACGGCAAGAAAGCTCACTCCTGAATACGGGATTGAGCTCATCGACGTGAAGATAACAAGGATCAACTATGTGGAATCGGTTCAGAAGAAGGTCTATATGAGAATGATCTCCGAGAGGAACAGGATCGCCGAGAAATACCGCTCCGAGGGCGAGGGCGAGAAGGCCAGGATCCTGGGGCAGCTTGAAAGGGAGAAGAAGAGGATTGACTCCGAGGCCTACAGGAAGTCCCAGGAGATCATGGGCGGGGCCGAAGCCGAGTCCACTAAGATCTACGCCTCGGCCTACAACGCCGACCCCGAGTTTTACGCGTTCCTGAAGACCATGGAGACCTATGAGAAGACCATCTCTTCAGGCACCACCCTGTTTCTGTCAAGCGAAGGCGAGCTGCTGCAGCTCCTGGACTCGTCAAGAATCACAAGGTAA
- a CDS encoding ankyrin repeat domain-containing protein, whose protein sequence is MNESQQVFEAIKRGDVRAVKWYFDAEYSRILMSGSYSQYFRNLRDTRTGLTPFFYAVRLGSEKTAIALSRAITRFDKDESGRTALHHAAELNLLKLARVLVSRGVWINDTDKRGMTPLHLAAARGHLAMVKYLVSQGASVTALDRSGMSPLVMAEQNGHEAVVCYLKDRFPMLNYPTVREAIKAGDYRALQGFLLVGNNFRGRDPEGMSPSHHAVRESRTEMLKMLEWYPYLSTTTDSYGRTPLHLAAGMGNMESAAILIKRAISYQGRTALDIRDSGGRTPLHYAAEAGHTAIVRMLLKEGAAHLEKDRNKKTPADLALREGHRSLQAIFRELSCYRLGFVVGEGSQAGPIVMNAFSHVSCRVLLDMLNDTLAAQFHGLCWSDRQDYRIFLPGARGAMVRPDAPAGSMVARVNPFADAVNPADYNEEIHIGRYFTFCRGSKAADGPFLRHLGFKGSPDIVARFGRNQGGSMGLELHLEAFKRQAPHFLPLAVAATDRLVYKAGEKISLFVLCMTATSAASGKAEVRLFSGSEEVPGSHRRVHLRHGLGLAGWEKLPQGHYKASVSWNNNKATCSFTVGEFSRSAAHAEWVDGPRVEHGHWIGTAGLYLYGAPLPRGTEINAEIPRSGLPSLPPLRLATDEESLVRIRIPLDEFGTRVMRISWQDGCEHSAELVLPGDEEVEGTPGVKVMAAPHEESRPAAGVHVSCPGEESQALRLMATGLHKAHLVAQRDLDMVALTAFFPEREPLVQKYHGVREGQELALEMPDRCGYGFLAAGSISGGRWSEQVFPLLKPSELKVSCQVPPFVRAGDTFKLAITSTAAYPVPVAVIVRDIRLHGGGGLEGAGASARIDNITEELRRLKGREAGKFSDSYLDGIFVLKDAFTLRKKIVKGLRVAALVLGIPLAIPLGVAAMPLIFGAIAISSFVSSLNRNTGGQYIPGSGGGGTIRVDLLPCERKKFGFNPLGILAEGGTALCDLMGRSGGTPSPHRDRDCSSLGGRVETIERHDTLVTALIETRNGKAEVVVPVPSAPATYSVELFAVDRACLGWASHRASFHARRETELYTDTIPSFMDPGDCGAVTATLGISSFAAEVALEVLRDGKPVQVTMADGSPVGATVKCGGAMVREVRLPLAPGKYRVSVGNNGGSLREEFVIRPSRTISERARRLVVLREGQNFEMEQGSHIFEVAFVADPEEVFRNCGQAVADYAWMCCEQTSAALTGAVLAYASGGGGGDRFNALGSINRGISRLESMWRGSGFAMYPLMPFPDFILGNHAYLHLSGVKPLRSVLGLRPPEHRDFYKAMERIDRLASKASRVYGLPSEQDIWSCRNAYHSFSERKEEAIEYVLGRWSVEEQGGLRYGVVKSSGSMVEVRSETCYAAAVLMACEEQRNERFVELVGTLDWIGSQMREGGRLYSSLDSAALIPLLACARAYGLFGKGHVSLDGGELLTCDRAQKIIAEGFPRKITCFDGQVQILVDMVSEREIPPWAFAFGFPARFERNGQSVREAFLGERLDLVIDAGAYEAGLMTHIVLPPCIAAEEGGARLQVFQRDFEGSSLLRIPCRAVQETGGVPLSGMAVLQNMYDEEKLKAQGLFLAVRR, encoded by the coding sequence ATGAATGAAAGCCAGCAAGTCTTCGAAGCCATCAAGAGGGGCGACGTGAGGGCCGTGAAATGGTATTTCGATGCAGAGTATTCCCGGATTCTGATGAGCGGCTCATATTCTCAATATTTCAGGAACTTGAGAGATACGCGGACGGGCCTCACCCCTTTCTTCTATGCGGTAAGGCTTGGAAGTGAAAAGACGGCCATCGCGCTCTCCAGGGCCATTACCCGTTTCGACAAGGATGAATCGGGCAGGACAGCCCTTCACCACGCGGCCGAGCTGAACCTTTTGAAGCTGGCCAGGGTTCTTGTCTCCCGTGGAGTCTGGATAAATGACACCGACAAGCGGGGTATGACGCCCCTTCATCTGGCTGCCGCCAGGGGGCACCTGGCCATGGTGAAGTACCTTGTCTCCCAGGGCGCTTCTGTCACTGCCCTTGACCGCTCAGGGATGTCGCCCCTGGTCATGGCGGAGCAGAACGGCCATGAGGCGGTTGTCTGCTACCTGAAAGACCGCTTTCCCATGCTGAACTATCCCACTGTCAGGGAGGCAATCAAGGCCGGCGATTACCGCGCATTACAAGGGTTTCTCCTGGTGGGGAACAATTTCCGGGGAAGAGACCCTGAGGGCATGAGCCCCAGTCATCACGCGGTGAGAGAGAGCAGGACAGAGATGCTGAAAATGCTTGAATGGTATCCTTACCTTTCGACGACGACTGACAGCTACGGGAGAACTCCCCTGCACCTGGCTGCAGGGATGGGTAATATGGAGAGTGCCGCCATTCTGATCAAGCGGGCAATCTCATACCAGGGCAGGACAGCACTTGATATCAGGGACTCGGGTGGCAGGACTCCCCTCCATTATGCCGCAGAAGCGGGCCATACCGCCATAGTGAGGATGCTCCTGAAGGAAGGGGCAGCCCACCTTGAAAAAGACAGGAATAAAAAGACACCTGCAGATCTCGCCCTCAGGGAAGGCCACAGGAGTCTTCAGGCGATCTTCCGGGAGCTCTCATGCTACCGCCTGGGATTTGTGGTGGGCGAGGGATCCCAGGCAGGCCCCATAGTGATGAATGCCTTTTCCCATGTGAGCTGCCGCGTTCTCCTTGACATGCTGAACGATACTCTTGCCGCGCAGTTTCACGGGCTCTGCTGGAGCGACAGGCAGGATTACCGGATCTTTCTCCCCGGAGCAAGGGGGGCGATGGTCCGCCCTGATGCCCCTGCAGGCTCCATGGTCGCCAGGGTGAATCCTTTTGCCGATGCCGTCAATCCTGCTGACTACAATGAAGAGATTCACATAGGGCGCTATTTTACTTTCTGCCGCGGAAGCAAAGCCGCCGACGGGCCCTTCCTCCGGCATCTCGGCTTCAAAGGATCACCCGATATTGTTGCCCGTTTCGGGAGAAACCAGGGAGGGAGCATGGGCCTTGAGCTTCATCTCGAGGCTTTCAAGAGGCAGGCTCCCCATTTTCTGCCTCTGGCTGTCGCGGCTACAGACAGGCTTGTGTACAAGGCCGGCGAAAAGATCTCCCTTTTTGTCCTCTGTATGACGGCAACCTCCGCGGCTTCCGGGAAAGCCGAAGTCCGCCTTTTTTCGGGAAGCGAGGAGGTGCCGGGCTCGCACCGCAGGGTGCACCTGCGCCACGGGCTTGGCCTGGCAGGCTGGGAGAAGCTCCCCCAGGGGCATTACAAAGCTTCCGTGAGCTGGAATAATAATAAAGCCACATGCAGCTTCACTGTAGGGGAGTTCAGCCGCTCGGCAGCCCATGCCGAGTGGGTCGATGGGCCCCGCGTGGAGCATGGCCACTGGATCGGCACCGCAGGCCTGTACCTCTACGGTGCGCCTCTCCCCAGGGGAACGGAAATAAATGCTGAAATCCCGCGCTCTGGCCTGCCATCCCTTCCGCCCCTTCGCCTTGCCACCGATGAGGAGAGCCTTGTCAGGATAAGAATCCCCCTTGATGAATTCGGCACCAGGGTCATGAGAATCTCATGGCAGGATGGGTGCGAGCACTCAGCAGAGCTTGTGCTCCCGGGAGACGAGGAGGTCGAAGGCACACCAGGTGTAAAGGTAATGGCAGCTCCCCACGAAGAGAGCCGCCCGGCGGCAGGCGTGCATGTCTCATGCCCCGGAGAAGAATCACAGGCATTGAGGCTTATGGCAACAGGCCTTCACAAGGCTCACCTTGTCGCACAGAGGGACCTTGACATGGTGGCGCTCACTGCATTCTTTCCCGAAAGAGAGCCCCTGGTGCAGAAATACCATGGGGTAAGGGAAGGCCAGGAGCTTGCCCTTGAGATGCCTGACAGGTGCGGATACGGCTTTTTGGCGGCGGGCAGCATTTCAGGCGGCAGGTGGAGCGAGCAGGTCTTTCCCCTTCTCAAGCCCTCCGAGCTGAAGGTTTCGTGCCAGGTCCCGCCTTTTGTGAGGGCCGGCGATACCTTCAAGCTTGCCATTACAAGCACTGCGGCATACCCCGTTCCGGTGGCCGTCATAGTGCGCGACATCCGCCTCCATGGCGGTGGGGGGCTTGAAGGGGCAGGGGCCTCGGCAAGGATCGACAATATCACTGAAGAGCTCCGCAGGCTCAAGGGCAGAGAGGCGGGAAAATTTTCCGACTCTTACCTGGATGGGATCTTCGTGCTCAAGGACGCTTTCACCCTGCGGAAGAAGATTGTGAAAGGCCTCAGGGTGGCGGCACTCGTGCTGGGGATTCCCCTTGCCATACCCCTTGGTGTTGCAGCCATGCCCCTCATATTCGGTGCAATAGCCATCTCATCTTTCGTTTCATCATTGAACCGCAATACAGGAGGGCAGTATATCCCCGGCAGCGGCGGGGGCGGTACCATAAGAGTGGACCTTCTACCCTGCGAGCGCAAGAAGTTCGGCTTCAATCCGCTGGGCATCTTAGCCGAAGGCGGGACGGCGCTCTGCGACCTGATGGGGAGAAGCGGCGGCACCCCCAGTCCTCACAGGGACAGGGACTGCAGCTCCCTCGGCGGAAGGGTCGAGACCATTGAGCGCCATGACACCCTGGTGACGGCTCTCATAGAGACAAGAAACGGGAAGGCTGAAGTGGTGGTCCCTGTGCCTTCTGCCCCGGCGACTTACTCGGTGGAGCTTTTCGCCGTCGATAGGGCCTGCCTTGGCTGGGCATCCCACAGGGCGAGCTTTCATGCCCGCCGCGAAACGGAGCTTTACACCGATACGATCCCTTCCTTCATGGACCCCGGTGACTGCGGAGCCGTGACGGCGACCCTTGGGATCTCATCATTTGCAGCCGAGGTGGCCCTGGAGGTGCTCCGCGACGGGAAGCCTGTGCAGGTTACCATGGCAGATGGAAGCCCTGTGGGCGCCACGGTGAAATGCGGCGGCGCCATGGTCCGGGAAGTCCGCCTCCCTCTCGCGCCGGGAAAGTACCGAGTTTCTGTGGGAAACAATGGAGGGAGCCTTCGGGAAGAGTTTGTCATCAGGCCTTCGAGGACCATATCGGAGCGTGCCAGGCGCCTGGTGGTGCTGAGGGAAGGCCAGAACTTCGAGATGGAGCAGGGCTCCCATATCTTTGAAGTCGCTTTCGTGGCGGACCCCGAGGAGGTCTTCAGGAACTGCGGGCAGGCAGTGGCTGACTATGCCTGGATGTGCTGCGAGCAGACGTCGGCAGCCTTGACGGGGGCCGTGCTTGCCTATGCCTCAGGCGGCGGAGGCGGCGACCGCTTCAATGCCCTGGGCTCCATAAACAGGGGGATAAGCCGCCTGGAAAGCATGTGGAGAGGCTCGGGATTTGCCATGTACCCCCTTATGCCTTTCCCGGATTTCATCCTGGGAAATCATGCCTATCTGCATCTTTCAGGGGTGAAGCCCCTGCGGAGTGTCCTTGGCCTGAGACCGCCGGAGCACAGGGACTTCTATAAGGCGATGGAGCGCATCGACAGGCTTGCTTCCAAGGCTTCACGCGTCTATGGGCTTCCCTCGGAGCAAGATATATGGTCGTGCCGCAACGCCTATCACTCCTTCAGTGAGAGGAAGGAGGAGGCCATCGAGTACGTGCTTGGCCGCTGGTCCGTGGAAGAGCAGGGCGGCCTGAGGTACGGTGTGGTGAAAAGCTCCGGATCCATGGTGGAAGTGCGCTCTGAGACGTGCTATGCGGCGGCGGTGCTGATGGCCTGCGAGGAGCAGCGCAATGAGCGCTTCGTGGAGCTTGTGGGCACCCTGGACTGGATAGGAAGCCAGATGAGGGAGGGAGGAAGGCTTTACAGCTCCCTGGACAGCGCCGCTCTCATTCCTCTTCTTGCATGCGCCAGGGCATACGGCCTCTTCGGGAAAGGCCACGTCTCACTTGACGGCGGCGAGCTCCTCACATGCGACAGGGCGCAGAAGATAATTGCAGAGGGCTTCCCCCGCAAGATCACATGCTTTGACGGCCAGGTACAGATACTGGTGGATATGGTTTCCGAGCGGGAGATCCCCCCGTGGGCTTTCGCATTCGGCTTTCCCGCGAGGTTTGAGCGCAACGGCCAGAGCGTAAGAGAGGCTTTCCTTGGCGAGAGGCTCGACCTTGTGATAGATGCAGGCGCCTATGAGGCAGGGCTGATGACTCACATCGTGCTTCCCCCATGCATCGCCGCCGAGGAGGGCGGGGCGCGCCTCCAGGTGTTCCAGCGTGATTTCGAGGGCTCGAGCCTCCTTCGCATACCATGCAGGGCGGTACAGGAGACAGGCGGCGTGCCGCTCTCAGGAATGGCCGTGCTGCAGAACATGTATGACGAGGAAAAGCTCAAGGCCCAGGGCCTTTTCCTGGCTGTCAGGCGCTGA
- a CDS encoding YiiX/YebB-like N1pC/P60 family cysteine hydrolase, with amino-acid sequence MEIGSTGTNPYRGMPREQGQVREQEPQVKDTFERQKPSDEPSGNGNWFTTLLSLRIPSTTEKMSDERRDKICSVIQPGDIILETNNPYPGWQVFEKVTLDSDYTHAAMYEGDGKFIEATTGDPSGKGVVRTDLREYLQGQLLIEVIRPPYKTPEDRQAAVDYLRSQLGKPYDSAFDLSEDKAHYCAEIVYRALQNIPNKIEAPLKNFMGRPAAAPASFQDIKGAETVYSDKSSFWKNMASHYPVLMGAATGAAAGAMFAGPIGATAGFLGGLLLTSLVGNKIQTGHFNLMGDSKSDL; translated from the coding sequence ATGGAGATAGGAAGCACCGGTACAAACCCATATAGAGGCATGCCGAGAGAACAGGGCCAGGTACGGGAACAGGAACCCCAGGTGAAGGACACCTTTGAGCGGCAGAAGCCTTCAGATGAGCCTTCGGGGAACGGCAACTGGTTCACCACGCTCCTCTCCCTGAGGATCCCGAGCACCACCGAGAAGATGTCCGACGAGCGCCGCGACAAGATATGCTCAGTCATCCAGCCGGGCGACATCATCCTGGAGACCAACAATCCCTACCCCGGCTGGCAGGTCTTTGAAAAAGTCACCCTTGACTCCGACTATACCCACGCTGCCATGTACGAAGGCGACGGGAAGTTCATAGAAGCCACCACCGGCGATCCCTCGGGGAAGGGCGTCGTGAGGACCGACCTGCGCGAGTATCTCCAGGGCCAGCTTCTCATCGAGGTAATCAGGCCCCCCTACAAGACCCCCGAGGACCGCCAGGCCGCCGTTGACTACCTGCGCAGCCAGCTGGGAAAACCTTATGACTCCGCCTTTGATCTCAGCGAGGACAAGGCTCATTACTGCGCCGAGATAGTCTACCGTGCCCTCCAGAATATCCCCAACAAGATAGAAGCGCCCCTCAAGAATTTCATGGGCAGGCCGGCGGCGGCCCCTGCGAGCTTCCAGGACATCAAGGGAGCTGAGACAGTTTATTCGGACAAATCCAGCTTCTGGAAAAACATGGCATCCCATTACCCTGTGCTGATGGGAGCAGCAACCGGCGCCGCTGCAGGAGCCATGTTCGCCGGCCCCATCGGCGCCACGGCGGGATTTCTTGGAGGCCTTCTTCTGACCAGCCTCGTGGGAAACAAGATACAGACGGGGCATTTCAACCTTATGGGAGACAGCAAGTCCGATCTTTAA
- a CDS encoding FHIPEP family type III secretion protein, with translation MKMNIGDNPFDTYKKAPLSFCMLKGISMPLVLVLLLVTLPLRTLDILLAVNFCLAVAMIAGARLISDPLRFKIFPAFMRAVIPVRFALTVAAARAFIEWSGTPLEFAAMGPGKVIPAFGNALAGGNATEGAFVLAILVILTVSVFEGLRKKLSLPDETNLYEESLPGESPEAFEGKNSRNWKRYEFYNDIHYASVQARLEFSASLVVTCIALGISRSFPHCLAILNGFMVLIMLPCFLQGLALDLLFTTAASRDRLRSAESLLPQSMAFYSASVLLALLGFLELLGLLRHPSIPYFLLAELLAIAGKFTERHWLPLLKDGAAAPAGDASAAGTGLSRHSFISLNVIMAALTRGKASAKKDQRNEPARKEDTSKKPSGTAGQEGAAPAKSRESLTEKSNKSLQSAAELLEVDPICICVGRSLLCLVDPNQGAKLLERMTATRRHMALDLGIVLPGVRFRDDLQLPPDGYVIKIKETTVATGSVKPGQLLAIGPEEKCHNLRGTMVNDPVFGMPGVWISPEQRGDAERLGLMVFEPVSVVATHITMMARRHAGDLVGYQEMKALLDTLKKKHPEVVNSLIPDEISIRELRGVCVRLLAEGVSIRDLSTILEIISDSIVRTKDLDELTELVRKSLGRALCTPLAYEGMLAVITLDHEVSGLIEGSLRHCEDGVALTLKPHTGLEFLKLLRQAMERLMLEGFRPVLLCAPSIRPSLARLTRGVFPDLSVLSFQEVPPDMRISVVTTITAWSSEIVELELQEAS, from the coding sequence ATGAAGATGAACATCGGCGACAATCCTTTCGATACTTACAAAAAAGCCCCTCTTTCCTTTTGCATGCTGAAAGGCATAAGCATGCCCCTCGTGCTGGTCCTGCTTCTCGTCACGCTTCCCTTGAGAACCCTTGACATCCTCCTCGCAGTGAACTTCTGCCTGGCGGTGGCGATGATTGCAGGGGCCCGCCTCATCTCTGATCCTTTAAGGTTCAAAATCTTTCCCGCTTTCATGAGGGCAGTAATCCCCGTGAGGTTCGCCCTTACCGTCGCTGCGGCAAGGGCATTCATCGAGTGGTCCGGCACACCCCTGGAATTCGCGGCAATGGGCCCTGGCAAGGTCATACCGGCCTTTGGCAATGCCCTGGCAGGCGGGAACGCCACCGAAGGAGCGTTTGTCCTCGCCATCCTTGTGATTCTCACGGTATCAGTCTTCGAGGGCCTCAGAAAAAAACTCTCCCTCCCCGACGAGACAAACCTTTATGAAGAGTCTCTCCCCGGCGAGAGCCCGGAGGCCTTTGAAGGGAAAAACAGCCGCAACTGGAAGAGGTACGAGTTTTACAACGACATCCACTACGCCTCCGTGCAGGCCCGCCTCGAGTTCAGCGCATCCCTTGTCGTGACATGCATCGCCCTGGGCATCTCCCGCAGCTTTCCCCACTGCCTGGCCATCCTGAACGGCTTCATGGTGCTGATTATGCTTCCCTGCTTTCTTCAGGGGCTTGCCCTTGATCTTCTCTTCACGACAGCGGCGTCACGGGACAGGCTCAGGAGCGCCGAGTCCCTCCTTCCCCAATCCATGGCTTTTTACTCCGCATCGGTCCTCTTGGCGCTCCTGGGATTCCTGGAGCTCCTTGGACTGCTGCGCCATCCTTCAATCCCTTACTTTCTTCTCGCCGAGCTTCTCGCCATTGCGGGGAAATTCACCGAACGCCACTGGCTCCCGCTCTTGAAAGACGGAGCAGCAGCCCCCGCCGGGGACGCTTCTGCTGCTGGTACAGGTTTGAGCAGGCATTCCTTCATATCGTTGAATGTGATCATGGCTGCGCTCACGCGAGGGAAGGCCTCCGCCAAGAAAGATCAGCGAAACGAGCCGGCCCGTAAAGAGGACACTTCAAAGAAGCCTTCAGGCACGGCGGGACAGGAGGGAGCAGCTCCTGCAAAGTCCAGGGAGAGTCTCACGGAAAAAAGCAACAAATCACTGCAGAGCGCCGCTGAGCTCCTCGAGGTGGACCCCATCTGCATCTGTGTGGGCCGCAGCCTCCTCTGCCTGGTGGATCCCAACCAGGGCGCCAAGCTCCTTGAGCGAATGACCGCCACACGCCGCCACATGGCACTCGATCTGGGCATTGTGCTCCCTGGCGTAAGATTCAGGGACGATCTCCAACTCCCACCCGATGGCTATGTCATAAAAATCAAGGAAACCACCGTGGCCACGGGATCAGTGAAACCTGGACAGCTCCTGGCCATAGGCCCCGAGGAAAAGTGCCACAACCTCAGGGGAACCATGGTCAATGACCCTGTCTTCGGCATGCCCGGCGTATGGATAAGCCCGGAACAACGGGGCGATGCTGAGCGCTTGGGCCTGATGGTCTTCGAGCCTGTAAGCGTAGTGGCAACTCATATTACCATGATGGCGCGGCGCCACGCAGGGGACCTGGTGGGCTACCAGGAGATGAAGGCTCTTCTTGACACGCTCAAGAAAAAGCACCCGGAAGTAGTGAATTCCCTTATCCCCGATGAAATCAGCATAAGGGAATTGAGAGGGGTCTGTGTGAGGCTTCTTGCAGAAGGAGTCTCCATCAGGGACCTCAGCACCATTCTAGAAATAATCAGCGATTCCATTGTGAGAACGAAAGACCTTGACGAGCTCACGGAGCTGGTGAGGAAAAGCCTTGGAAGGGCCCTCTGCACCCCCCTTGCCTACGAGGGAATGCTGGCGGTCATCACGCTTGACCACGAGGTTTCGGGCCTCATCGAAGGATCGCTCCGGCACTGCGAAGACGGCGTGGCGCTTACCCTCAAACCCCATACGGGCCTTGAGTTCCTGAAACTTCTCAGGCAGGCCATGGAGCGCCTGATGCTTGAAGGTTTTCGCCCCGTGCTCCTCTGCGCCCCCTCCATCAGGCCCTCCCTTGCGCGCCTCACGCGGGGAGTCTTCCCTGACCTCTCGGTCCTTTCGTTCCAGGAGGTGCCGCCTGATATGCGGATATCAGTTGTCACCACCATTACAGCATGGTCTTCTGAAATCGTGGAGCTTGAGCTCCAGGAAGCCTCGTGA